In the Mesorhizobium sp. WSM2240 genome, TCGACGGCGATCTTGGCGCCGCGCACATCTGCGAAAAGCTTCGTGCCGGGCTTGGCCAAGCCGGCCGAGACGTAGCCCATGGCGACCGGGTGTCCGACCGAAGGACCGAAGCCGCCCGAGGTGACCCGGCCGGCCGGATTGCCGGCGTCGTCGAAAAGCTGCGCCCCGGCGCGCACCGGCTGGCGGCCTTCCGGCTTCAAGCCGACCCGCTTTTCCGCCGGTCCGCGCGCAACGATCTCGCGCAGCGCTTCCGCGCCGACGAATGCGCCGGTGGCGCGGAGATCCTTGGGAATGGCCCACATCAGCGCCGCGCTCGCCGGATCGGTCTCGGGCGTGATGTCCTGTCCGTGCAGGCATAGCCCGGCTTCAAGCCGCAGGCTGTCGCGCGCCGCAAGCCCGATCCACATGACGCGGTCGTCGGCCAGCAGCTTCTCCACCAGCACCCGTGCGTCGGCTTCCGGCATGCCGATCTCGAAGCCGTCCTCGCCGGTATAGCCCGATCGGCTCATGAACCAGTTTTCGCGCGGCTCGACGCCGTGCATGAAGGTCAGCGATCCCGTCTCGATCCCGGCGCGGGAAAGCACCGCCCAGGCCTCCGGTCCCTGAATGGCCAGGAATACGCGCTCGAGCGGATCGACCTTGCAGTCGAAGTCCTTCGCCAGATTGCGCAGATGCGCCTCGTCGGCTGCCGCATTTCCGGCATTGGCCACGACCATGAAGCGGTCGGCGCCGAGCCTGGTTACGATCAGGTCGTCGAGGATTCCGGCCTGATCGTTCAGGAAGAAAGTCAGCTTCGACTGGGAAACGTCGAGGCCATTGGCATGGAGCGGGCAGGCCTTCGACAACAGCGCCGCGGCGTCGGGTCCGGATACTTCGAACAGCTTCATGTGAGAAATATCGAACAGGCCGGCCTGTTCGCGCGTGTGAAGGTGCTCCTTCATCACGCCGGCCGGATAGGTCAGCGGCATAGACCAGCCTGCGAACGCTCCGAAGCGCGCGCCTGCCGACCTGTGCAGGTCTTCGAGGGGAAGTGTTCTTGTCGAACCGTCGGTCATGACTTCTCCAGAGCGCACGCAAGCGGCCGCTATGGCGGCCATTCCGTGCCCC is a window encoding:
- the gcvT gene encoding glycine cleavage system aminomethyltransferase GcvT; its protein translation is MTDGSTRTLPLEDLHRSAGARFGAFAGWSMPLTYPAGVMKEHLHTREQAGLFDISHMKLFEVSGPDAAALLSKACPLHANGLDVSQSKLTFFLNDQAGILDDLIVTRLGADRFMVVANAGNAAADEAHLRNLAKDFDCKVDPLERVFLAIQGPEAWAVLSRAGIETGSLTFMHGVEPRENWFMSRSGYTGEDGFEIGMPEADARVLVEKLLADDRVMWIGLAARDSLRLEAGLCLHGQDITPETDPASAALMWAIPKDLRATGAFVGAEALREIVARGPAEKRVGLKPEGRQPVRAGAQLFDDAGNPAGRVTSGGFGPSVGHPVAMGYVSAGLAKPGTKLFADVRGAKIAVDTHPLPFTQHRYRKG